A genomic stretch from Poecilia reticulata strain Guanapo linkage group LG20, Guppy_female_1.0+MT, whole genome shotgun sequence includes:
- the LOC103456785 gene encoding phthiocerol synthesis polyketide synthase type I PpsD-like isoform X1 yields MEEAEDGVAVVGIGCNFPGGEGLDNFWKVLVEGRNFSVSIPRERFDVGSWFDPDDTKPGKTRTARAALIDGFNEFDHKFFGISDSEVEQMDPQQKQLLHCVYRALENAGVPMERASGTRTGVFIGIMNRDYETNAAHVHPTVINHWTGTGLAMSIAANRVSYIFNFTGPSLAIDCACSSSLVALHLACQAIKQGDCEMAVCGGVNCIIEPRVFVALSKAKMISPEGTSKPFSNRADGYGRGEGCGVVLLKPLKKVKALQDHDHIWGIISKTAVNQDGHAVSPITKPSMTQQEELLRRTYSDTDIANVQYIEAHGTGTPVGDPTEAGSISNVIAKARPSGSGTLWIGSVKSNIGHTESAAGVAGLIKVLLMMKHETIVPSVFYSDETSSVDTKSLNIKIPTNIEKWESTTARVAGVNNFGFGGTNAHAIVKQHMQTSLKKHSREKQVKYFVLSANSQKSLTLTIEDTIKQLVDGVTIDLGSALYTSACRRSHQKHKYRKAIAVSSVGDLKEKLIASAGKNVSLALSDPRLVFIFCGNGVTYHGMCKQLLKNQPVFREKIKEITHIFQRMSSLNILDTLESEFERSDIKNPDVVQPLLFAIQVGVNTLLRHWGVKPDAVLGHSVGEVAAAHCSGLLSLKDAVKVIFFRSSLQGKVSGGKMLVVSNMAVSDVASILPKYSGRLGIAAFNSPQSCTLSGEADAIESLLKELSNSSNNQNLFLHVLDVPVAYHSYMMDPILQEIRDTIGTLHKNELDTELFSTVTGREAEIRDFCTGEYWARNIREPVAFEQALRSAAKGKKGVVFVEIGPRRALQRNIMETLQKNVAVVASVEPEKDHESVISVVSKLFELGIQVDWTIFYKGYETTPLFFPKYQFDCSNRDVIIRAAQNNKASFHPVLCQTGSESNIFSCSLTSDSTFYLKEHRHNNIPIIPGAFYAELGLASVMATTKPKVSLSSLHLSVKFHSPFILTQNSAEMKVQVEQKGKETGFKVFSSSMVYASGTVVLKGERQTEEQAISVSSISKRCTSVVSFQEFYGYLSQGGFQYGDVFQNKENVHYGEALKEAFAAVSVPEELRPHLHDYCIHPVVLDYLMQLLPVTVEHIFAGRPGFPAKIGSLAVFEPLQNEMIIYLRATDVGVDHFEVCGCFADKEGRVLVEVKHVIIQYLGSRCHVVEEYFYHNDFSIVPESSTSSKPPRALVFSDHLGISKSLQPHLDQESRFVSFTHAKDILSNGFPSLLSNLSIPDIKKNFDEVLFLWGKEDLTSQSPDVILHNLASCCEIFRQIVQELKWIQFPKAIRAVTYRSSDVTVDHISPGFALAGMVRSFAAEIPDLSFQLIDIGSIFTEDIKALSVVLRSHPCEKYPELVIKDGLILKPSVVRTPLEDTDHTESSYTSTTSKPCIFQTADAHMVTQLSAIPCDEETDPINGTSVEIRLSKICVHSSDYFPVSASHLNFGQTLYWNKHSSQKHELIALDFSGTVTAVGKDVRKLKVGDHIASCYLVVAASKIHVPEDVCYSIKRFTHFQETPCVSYFVLAWEMLHRILPKPKQNLGIICPNPDSAIVKVFALTSHKSGWNVILSTQCNGSFADVNQLDAFVILPPFNESLIVKTCDFPGARHVVVLCESQMQTLLVQDLCQNIKESVHVQTVQMQTVLQKGYLRAYTPHIYHWLKSLNFSRKFVIENFTFQNVKSKSNDVKPQISSYFSSKKLAVIALEKDDKTTLTEIQLLPVKKQLFRKRAVYLVTGGLSGLGFETVKFISQRGGEYIVILSRSKPTAEIQQEILNIQQQCGNSITSMVCDISVSEGVHKVILEIQQKFKGFPIKGVFHSAVVLHDGLIETLNRTLYEKVFKPKVSGVLNLHHATKHCHLDYFVCFSSISAFLGNASQTNYAAANSFLDLFCHFRRKLGLPGQSINWGALNLGLLLNKEHFHRFLEAKGMMVLGVAEVHKSLEQCLILNRPQQAVCRFHFRNIRYNILSQNKALTLRLSALVNEAFQKSKEEEFKTEQSDSVSPKEYVFSLLSETIGIDQSELSDDSPLSSLGMDSMQAMTLQNMMFQERGVNVPLVKLLDPNATISKVVTMLSEAIVNEKSPTDEDKNDVDVLTRL; encoded by the exons ATGGAAGAAGCAGAGGATGGAGTCGCTGTGGTGGGAATCGGCTGCAACTTTCCAGGAG GAGAGGGACTTGATAATTTCTGGAAGGTTCTGGTGGAAGGGAGGAACTTTTCTGTTTCAATCCCCAGAGAGAGGTTCGACGTTGGGAGCTGGTTTGACCCAGATGACACCAAACCGGGGAAAACCCGCACAGCCAGGGCCGCTCTGATCGACGG GTTCAACGAATTTGACCACAAGTTTTTCGGCATCAGTGACAGTGAAGTGGAGCAAATGGATCCTCAGCAGAAACAGCTGCTCCATTGTGTCTACAGAGCTCTGGAAAACGCCGGCGTTCCCATGGAGAGAGCCAGCGGGACCAGGACAGGAGTGTTTATTG GAATAATGAACAGAGACTACGAGACTAATGCTGCACATGTGCACCCAACTGTGATCAACCACTGGACCGGAACAGGACTCGCCATGAGCATCGCAGCCAACAGAGTCTCCTACATCTTTAACTTCACCGGACCGTCACTCGCCATAGACTGCGCCTGCTCTTCCTCACTTGTGGCTCTTCATCTCGCCTGCCAGGCCATTAAACAAG GCGATTGTGAAATGGCTGTTTGTGGAGGCGTTAACTGCATCATTGAGCCAAGAGTGTTTGTGGCGCTCAGCAAGGCCAAGATGATTTCACCTGAAGGGACGAGCAAGCCATTCTCCAACAGAGCAGACGGCTACGGGAGAGGAGAGGGCTGTGGGGTGGTTCTCCTGAAGCCACTGAAAAAGGTGAAG GCTCTTCAAGACCATGACCACATCTGGGGAATCATCAGTAAAACTGCAGTCAACCAAGATGGACACGCTGTCAGTCCGATTACTAAGCCCTCCATGACTCAACAAGAGGAACTGCTGCGCAGAACCTACTCAGACACTGACATTGCCAATGTCCAGTACATCGAGGCCCATGGGACTGGAACCCCAGTGGGAGACCCAACAGAGGCAGGAAGCATCTCCAACGTCATCGCCAAAGCCAGACCTTCCGGGTCGGGGACTCTGTGGATCGGCTCGGTGAAGAGCAACATCGGACACACGGAGTCAGCAGCAGGAGTGGCCGGACTAATTAAAGTTCTGCTGATGATGAAGCATGAAACTATCGTCCCATCTGTTTTCTACTCTGATGAAACTTCCAGTGTCGATACCAAATCCCTGAATATTAAAATTCCCACGAACATTGAGAAATGGGAATCTACCACAGCGAGGGTTGCAGGGGTGAACAACTTTGGTTTTGGGGGAACGAATGCACATGCCATCGTCAAACAGCACATGCAGacaagcttaaaaaaacatagCAGGGAGAAGCAGGTGAAATACTTTGTCCTGTCAGCAAATTCACAGAAATCTCTGACTCTAACGATAGAAGACACCATAAAACAGTTGGTGGATGGTGTCACCATAGATCTTGGTTCTGCTTTGTACACATCAGCCTGCAGGAGAAGTCACCAAAAGCATAAATACAGAAAGGCCATTGCGGTTTCATCTGTAGGTGATCTAAAGGAGAAGCTCATAGCCAGTGCTGGCAAAAACGTCAGCTTGGCTCTCTCAGATCCAAGATTAGTGTTTATCTTCTGCGGAAATGGTGTCACTTACCACGGCATGTGTAAGCAGCTATTGAAAAACCAGCCTGTATTCAGagaaaaaatcaaagaaatcacTCACATTTTCCAAAGGATGAGCTCCCTAAACATCCTGGACACACTTGAGAGTGAGTTTGAAAGGAGTGATATCAAAAACCCAGATGTTGTCCAGCCTCTCCTCTTTGCCATTCAGGTTGGGGTTAACACCCTTCTCAGGCACTGGGGTGTCAAACCTGATGCTGTGCTCGGTCATTCGGTTGGTGAAGTTGCTGCCGCTCACTGCTCCGGCCTCTTGTCTCTCAAAGACGCTGTGAAAGTCATATTCTTCCGCAGCTCCCTTCAAGGGAAAGTTTCTGGTGGTAAAATGCTTGTGGTCAGCAACATGGCTGTATCAGATGTGGCTTCAATCCTCCCTAAATATTCTGGAAGACTTGGCATTGCAGCCTTTAATAGCCCACAGTCCTGCACTCTCTCAGGAGAAGCAGATGCAATCGAGAGCCTCCTAAAAGAGCTAAGCAACTCATCAAACAATCAGAATCTCTTCCTCCATGTGCTCGATGTCCCTGTTGCTTACCATAGTTACATGATGGACCCAATTCTCCAGGAAATCAGGGACACAATTGGCACCTTGCATAAGAATGAGCTTGACACGGAGTTGTTCTCGACAGTTACAGGAAGGGAAGCTGAGATCAGAGATTTCTGCACGGGTGAATACTGGGCGAGGAACATCCGTGAGCCCGTTGCTTTTGAGCAAGCTTTGAGGTCAGCAGCTAAAGGGAAGAAAGGTGTAGTATTTGTAGAGATAGGGCCAAGAAGAGCACTGCAAAGAAACATTATGGAAACTCTTCAAAAAAACGTAGCAGTTGTTGCCTCAGTGGAACCCGAGAAAGATCATGAATCAGTCATCTCAGTTGTTTCCAAGTTGTTCGAACTGGGCATTCAGGTAGATTGGACCATCTTCTACAAAGGCTATGAGACAACGCCACTGTTTTTCCCAAAGTACCAGTTTGACTGTTCCAATAGAGATGTGATCATCAGAGCTGCCCAGAACAATAAAGCAAGTTTTCATCCTGTTCTCTGTCAGACTGGAAGTGAAAGCAATATTTTCAGCTGTTCCTTAACATCTGACTCAACCTTCTACTTGAAGGAGCACAGGCATAATAACATACCTATCATTCCCGGCGCCTTCTACGCAGAGTTGGGTCTGGCGTCGGTCATGGCCACCACTAAACCAAAAGTGTCCCTGAGCTCGCTGCATCTCAGTGTCAAGTTTCACAGCCCATTTATTTTGACACAGAACTCTGCTGAAATGAAGGTCCAAGTAgagcagaaaggaaaagaaactggcttcaaagtattttcttcTTCGATGGTCTATGCTTCAGGCACGGTGGTTCTAAAGGGAGAGAGGCAGACTGAGGAACAAGCCATTTCAGTAAGCTCGATCTCTAAAAGATGCACCTCTGTTGTGAGTTTTCAGGAGTTTTATGGATATCTTTCTCAAGGTGGCTTCCAGTATGGTGATGTCTTccagaataaagaaaatgtgcacTATGGTGAGGCTCTAAAGGAGGCCTTTGCAGCTGTTTCAGTTCCAGAAGAGCTCCGACCACATTTGCATGACTACTGCATTCATCCTGTTGTGTTGGATTACTTAATGCAACTTCTCCCCGTCACCGTTGAGCATATATTTGCAGGCAGACCGGGGTTTCCTGCCAAAATAGGGAGTCTTGCTGTGTTTGAACCCTTGCAGAACGAGATGATTATCTACCTGAGAGCAACTGATGTGGGTGTAGATCACTTTGAGGTTTGTGGCTGCTTTGCAGATAAGGAAGGCAGAGTGTTGGTTGAGGTGAAGCATGTGATAATCCAGTACCTCGGCAGTCGATGTCATGTGGTCGAAGAGTACTTCTACCATAATGACTTCAGTATTGTCCCTGAAAGCTCCACTTCTTCAAAGCCTCCAAGGGCTTTGGTGTTCTCTGATCATTTAGGCATCTCAAAATCTCTACAACCGCATTTAGACCAAGAATCTAGATTTGTTTCCTTCACACATGCAAAGGATATTTTAAGCAATGGATTCCCATCTCTTCTTTCAAACCTCAGCATTCCGGATATTaagaaaaactttgatgaagtgttgtttttgtggggCAAAGAAGATCTTACATCACAATCACCAGATGTCATTTTGCATAATCTTGCAAGTTGCTGTGAGATTTTCCGGCAAATTGTCCAGGAGCTGAAGTGGATTCAGTTCCCCAAAGCCATCAGAGCAGTGACCTATCGCTCATCTGACGTCACCGTGGATCACATAAGTCCAGGTTTTGCTCTGGCTGGAATGGTCAGGTCTTTTGCAGCAGAGATCCCTGATCTTTCGTTTCAACTGATTGACATAGGCTCCATTTTTACTGAGGACATTAAAGCTCTCTCTGTGGTCCTGAGATCACATCCTTGTGAAAAGTACCCAGAATTGGTCATAAAAGACGGGCTGATCTTAAAACCGTCAGTCGTCCGAACCCCACTGGAAGACACTGACCATACAGAAAGTAGTTACACCTCCACAACTTCTAAACCTTGCATCTTTCAGACGGCTGACGCGCATATGGTGACTCAACTGAGTGCCATTCCTTGCGACGAGGAAACGGATCCAATCAATGGCACATCAGTTGAAATTCGACTAAGTAAAATATGCGTTCATTCATCTGATTACTTTCCAGTCAGTGCCTCACATCTAAACTTTGGTCAGACGCTCTACTGGAACAAACACTCATCTCAGAAGCATGAGCTAATCGCGCTTGACTTTAGCGGTACTGTCACTGCAGTCGGAAAAGATGTCAGAAAACTCAAAGTTGGGGATCACATTGCCTCTTGTTATCTAGTTGTAGCGGCTAGTAAGATTCATGTGCCAGAGGACGTGTGCTACAGTATCAAGAGGTTCACACATTTTCAAGAAACGCCTTGTGTttcctactttgtgttggcttGGGAGATGCTTCATCGAATCTTGCCTAAACCCAAACAGAATCTGGGGATCATTTGCCCCAACCCTGATTCAGCTATTGTGAAAGTCTTTGCACTTACTTCTCATAAATCTGGTTGGAATGTGATTTTAAGCACACAGTGTAATGGATCTTTTGCAGATGTCAATCAGTTGGATGCATTTGTCATCCTGCCACCATTCAATGAGTCTCTCATTGTGAAAACTTGCGATTTCCCAGGTGCTCGGCATGTTGTAGTACTCTGTGAATCTCAAATGCAAACCCTCCTTGTTCAAGACCTGTGCCAAAACATAAAGGAGAGTGTTCATGTGCAAACAGTTCAGATGCAAACTGTTTTGCAAAAGGGTTATCTGAGAGCATACACACCTCACATTTATCACTGGCTGAAGTCGCTGAACTTCAGCAGGAAGTTTGTTATCGAAAACTTCACTTTTCAGAATGTGAAATCTAAAAGTAATGATGTAAAACCACAGATATCATCATACTTCAGTTCAAAGAAACTGGCTGTGATTGCTTTGGAAAAAGATGACAAGACCACACTGACTGAGATTCAGCTGCTACCAGTGAAGAAGCAGTTGTTCAGAAAGAGAGCGGTGTACCTTGTGACAGGCGGTCTCTCTGGCCTGGGCTTTGAAACGGTCAAGTTTATCTCACAAAGAGGAGGGGAGTACATCGTGATTCTCTCCAGGAGCAAACCcacagcagaaatacagcaagaAATACTCAATATTCAGCAGCAATGTGGAAACAGCATCACCAGCATGGTGTGTGACATTTCTGTCTCTGAGGGTGTGCACAAGGTCATCCTTGAAATCCAGCAGAAGTTTAAGGGTTTCCCAATCAAAGGGGTGTTTCACAGTGCGGTTGTCCTCCATGACGGTCTGATCGAGACCCTTAACAGAACCCTTTATGAGAAGGTTTTTAAACCCAAAGTCAGTGGGGTGTTAAATTTACACCATGCTACAAAGCACTGCCATCTGGACTACTTTGTGTGTTTCTCCTCCATCTCAGCATTCCTTGGAAATGCATCCCAAACAAACTATGCAGCAGCCAACTCTTTTCTTGACTTGTTCTGCCACTTCAGGCGCAAACTCGGGCTGCCTGGGCAGTCCATCAACTGGGGGGCTCTGAACCTTGGTCTGCTCCTGAACAAGGAACACTTCCATCGCTTTCTGGAGGCAAAGGGGATGATGGTGTTGGGTGTTGCAGAAGTCCATAAAAGCCTGGAGCAATGCCTCATCCTGAATCGGCCCCAGCAGGCTGTCTGCAGGTTTCACTTTAGGAACATCAGATACAACATCCTCTCTCAAAATAAAGCCTTGACCTTACGTCTTTCTGCATTAGTCAATGAGGCTTTCCAAAAATCCAAAGAGGAAGAGTTTAAAACCGAGCAAAGTGACTCTGTCTCACCAAAAGAAtatgttttctctctgctcagCGAGACAATAGGCATTGATCAGAGTGAGCTGAGCGATGACTCCCCTCTGTCATCCTTAGGCATGGACTCCATGCAGGCAATGACTCTGCAGAACATGATGTTTCAGGAGAGAGGAGTGAATGTGCCTCTGGTGAAGTTGTTGGATCCCAACGCCACAATATCAAAGGTGGTAACCATGCTGAGTGAAGCAATCGTCAACGAAAAGTCTCCCACAGACGAAGACAAGAACGACGTTGATGTTTTAACAagattataa